One Natator depressus isolate rNatDep1 chromosome 13, rNatDep2.hap1, whole genome shotgun sequence genomic region harbors:
- the LOC141997534 gene encoding duodenase-1-like, whose amino-acid sequence MAYVQIGSMGSCGGFLIQEDVVVTAAHCNCNLGNIFVYLGVQDFMKPGQNWQRIRARRWIQHPDFSNENFDNDIMLLKLWHSAELTEWVMPIPLPEANHHVSPGSECSVAGWGRTGVNTTTDRLQEAEQEVVSDGLCGERYRHYDPTTMLCAGSPHAKKSAFQGDSGGPLVCNGVVQGIVSNGDPDGRPPSIYTRISKFIPWINETLQKLS is encoded by the exons ATGGCCTACGTGCAAATCGGGTCAATGGGAAGCTGCGGAGGGTTCCTGATCCAGGAGGACGTGGTGGTGACGGCGGCTCATTGTAACTGCAACCTGGG CAATATCTTTGTCTACCTCGGAGTCCAAGACTTCATGAAGCCAGGACAGAACTGGCAACGGATCCGGGCCCGTCGCTGGATCCAGCACCCTGACTTCAGCAATGAGAACTTTGATAATGACATCATGCTGCTGAAG CTGTGGCACAGCGCGGAGCTGACCGAGTGGGTGATGCCCATCCCCCTGCCGGAGGCCAATCACCACGTCAGCCCAGGCTCCGAGTGCAGCGTGGCCGGGTGGGGTCGGACCGGAGTGAACACCACCACCGACAGGCTGCAGGAGGCGGAGCAGGAGGTGGTGTCGGACGGCCTGTGCGGAGAGCGGTACCGGCATTACGACCCCACCACCATGCTGTGTGCCGGCAGCCCCCACGCCAAGAAATCAGCCTTCCAG GGTGATTCCGGCGGGCCCCTGGTGTGCAACGGCGTGGTCCAGGGCATTGTTTCCAATGGAGATCCGGACGGACGCCCCCCCAGCATATACACAAGAATCTCCAAATTCATCCCCTGGATCAACGAAACTCTGCAGAAGCTGAGTTAA